Genomic segment of Bacteroidales bacterium:
TCTCTTTCGGATACAAATATTGTTGAGTCGGCAGTGGTATATGTTTGGGCAAATGCAGATGAACAAATTAGAAGCAGGTTGAATATTATTATTATCATTAAAAAAACATTTATCAGAAATTGTCTTTCTTCTGTTCTTCGGGTTTTTCCATTAACTTTTTAAGTTTTGCAATAATATCCCTTGTGTAAACATCAATTTGTGTTAGATACGATTCATAAAGGGGACTGTATGACTGGGCATTTTTATCAAACCATTTTTCTACAGGAGTGTATGAATTTGCTTTGATATTATATTTTGTAAATGTGTAACGGTATTTATTGTCTTTAATTTCTATTTTAAAGCTATACTGGATAATACCCGATTCCGATTTATTACCGGCTTTATCGTAATTGTAAATTTTAAATCTGTATTTTCCTTCAATAATGCCATTAGCTTCATCTCTTGTGGTAGTTGCTTCCTGTGAATTAACGAAGCAGGCACTTATCCATTCAATTGTGTGTCGGTACAAAAGTGTTTTATTGAAGCTTGATTTGACTATTTCCTTATATGTAATTAAGTTTGTTGCCGAATCAATTGGAATTTTGGGTGCTTGTGCATTAGCAGTTTGCTTTTGAGAAAATGAAAGCTGTATACAGCCAATAAAAGCAATGATTGCGAGAGTAATAATTTTTGTTCTCATATTTTTATTTTTAATAATTTATTCTAAAAACATCAAAAAACCTGCCGGAATTTCAAAGTTTATTTTTATAAATAGTTTGCATTCTGTCGGGACCAACTGAAATCATTGATACAGGAATATTTATTTCTTTTTCAATAAAATCCACATACTCGATTAATTCTTTCGGTGTATTTTCAATTTTATTAATTCCCGATATATCTTTTACCCATCCTTTCATTTTTTTATACACGGGTGTCAGAGCATCGTCAAGTCTGAAAGGCACATAGTCAATATTTTTACCTTTATAACTATAATGAGTGCAAATTTTTATTTCTTCAAAACCGCTGAGAATATCGGCTTTCATTATAGCGAGTTTATTAACTCCATTGAGCATTAATGAATATTTCAAAGCGGGCAAGTCGAGCCAACCGCATCTGCGTGGTCGTCCGGTTGTGGAGCCGAATTCTTTTCCTGTATTTCTCATTGCTTCACCTGTTTCGTCAAACAATTCCGTGGGGAAAGGTCCGCTTCCCACTCTCGTACAATATGCTTTGAAAATACCATAAATATCGCCTGTAAGCTTTGGCGAAAACCCGAGTCCGGTACATGCTCCGCCGCTTATTGTGTTTGACGAAGTAACAAAAGGGTACAAACCAAAATCTATGTCGAGCATTGCACCTTGCGCTCCTTCGGCAAGAATTTTTTTATTTTCTTTTATTTTTTCATTAATAAAAATTTCACTATCTATATGATTTAGCTTCTTCAATATTTCCAATGCTTCGAGCCATTCGTCTTTTATTTCTTTAAGAGCATAATTATAATCAAGCATTTTCAGAATTTTAATATGACTTTTTTCCATGTTGCTTAATTTTTCATTAAAATCGCTACAGGTAATATCCCCAACTCTCAAGCCATTTCTGCTGATTTTATCGGTATATACGGGACCTATCCCCTTAAGTGTCGAGCCAATTTTTGTATTTCCTTTAGATGCTTCATAAGCTGCATCAAGTAAACGATGAGTAGGGATAATTAAATGTGCTTTGCGTGAAATCAAAAGACGGTTTGTAATATCAATACCGAATTTTCCGAGCATTTCAATTTCCTTTTTAAGAACCACAGGGTCAATAACAACTCCGTTTCCTATAATATTCACAACATTTTTACGTAATATTCCCGAAGGAACAGTATGAAGAATATATTTTTTCCCATCGTATTCGAGAGTATGCCCTGCATTAGGACCTCCCTGAAAGCGTGCAATAATGTCATATTCAGGAGCAATTACATCAACTAATTTTCCTTTCCCTTCATCTCCCCACTGGAGTCCAAGTAAAACATCAATTTTCATCATGTTGCACTACAAATTTAATTTTATTAATTATATATAATCAGTTTTTTCTTTTTGCTAATTTACATAAAAACTCATTTTGAAAAAATATTGTTAAAAACTTTTGACAGAATAAAAAGTTTAGAGTTTTCAGTTATCAGTTTCGGTTATATTATAAACGTTTTGTAATCATTATAACTTACGAGTAATGCCTTACGACCTAATTTAATCATTTTTTCTTTCAATTCTTGTAACAGATAAAATACCTTTAATGCTTTTAAGGTTTTTCATCATTTCATATAAATGTTTTGTATCATGAACATACAACATAAAAGTTCCTTCAAATGTGCTGTCATGTACATCAAGGATGATGGAACGCATATTAATGTTATGTTGGTTTGAGATGATTTTTGTTATCCTGTTGACCATACCAACCTGGTCAATACCCGTTATTTTTATTCCCGTTAAGAATGATACCGACTCTTTATGATTCCATTTTGCCTTTACTATTTTATTGCCATATTTTGACATTAACTGTATGGCTTCCCTGCAATTGGTACGGTGTATTACGATTTTATCCGATTCGAGCATGAAGCCGAATACATCATCACCGGGAATAGGATTACAGCACGTTGCAATTGAATAATTAAAATTTTCAACATCTTCCTTCAAAACATTTGAAGTTGATTTTATAGTTATCAGGTGCCATAGTTTGTCGGCAACACCGAGAGTAATAACCGATTGTGTGCGTTTTAAATATTTTAGCCATTTTCCGCGTTCCGAATCGCGTGAAAATTCTTTGAGATTTTTCAGAGTTATGTCACCCTTTTCAATCTGATAAAATAATTCCGCCGGATTAGGAAGTCTGTAGTAATTCATTAATTTAGTTACAATGCTCTGATTAAATTCCATTTTCATGAATTTCAGTTTTTTCTCAAGAGTGTGTTTTCCTTGTTCTGACAAAAATCGTCGTTCTTCTTTAAGAGCATCTTTTATTGATGTTTTTGCTTTTGCTGTAACCACATAATTAAGCCATTCTTCATCGGGCTTTTGTTTTTGTGAAGTTAGAATTTCAATCTGGTCGCCGCTTCTGAGATGATAACTCAAAGAAACCACCTGATGATTAACTTTAGCACCTATGCAATTGTTTCCGATTTTGGTATGTATGCTGTATGCAAAATCAAGTGCAGTGGAACCAACAGGCATGTTTCTCAACTCACCTTTTGGCGTAAAAACAAATATTTCTTCAGCAAAGAGGTTAAGCTTGAAGTCATCAACAAAGTCAACAGCATTAGCTTCTGAATTGTCAAGTTGTTCGCGTATTTTTTTCAACCATTCATCAAGTGCATTTTCACCGGAAACTGCTTCTTTGTACCTCCAGTGCGAAGCATATCCTTTTTCGGCAACTTCATCCATGCGTTCGGTGCGTATTTGTATTTCCACCCATCTTCCTTCGGGACCCATAACTGTAGTATGCAGCGACTCATATCCATTTGCTTTAGGAGTAGAAATCCAATCTCTCAGGCGGTCGGGATTGGGGCGGTACATATCAGTTACTGCTGAATACGCTGCCCAGCAGTCTGATTTTTCCTTTTCAATAGGGGTATCAATAATAATTCTTATAGCAAATAAATCATAAACTTCTTCAAAAGGGATTTCTTTTCTTTTCATTTTATCCCATATTGAGTTAACAGATTTAACTCT
This window contains:
- a CDS encoding bifunctional (p)ppGpp synthetase/guanosine-3',5'-bis(diphosphate) 3'-pyrophosphohydrolase codes for the protein MDKKTVAERKEILKKYRDLLRVIRSNVSKDNKLILRKALDLAIEAHKDMRRKSGEPYIYHPLDVAYIVANNIGLGVTSIVCALLHDVVEDTEYTLEDIRGMFGETIAKIIDGLTKIAGVFDQTTSLQAENFKKMLLTLSDDVRVILIKLADRLHNMRTLDSLSKEKQLKIASETLFLYAPLAHRFGLYEIKNELEDLGVKYIAPDVYNSITEKLAATQEVRDVYIQKFIEPVKKSLEKSGIKTRIFGRVKSVNSIWDKMKRKEIPFEEVYDLFAIRIIIDTPIEKEKSDCWAAYSAVTDMYRPNPDRLRDWISTPKANGYESLHTTVMGPEGRWVEIQIRTERMDEVAEKGYASHWRYKEAVSGENALDEWLKKIREQLDNSEANAVDFVDDFKLNLFAEEIFVFTPKGELRNMPVGSTALDFAYSIHTKIGNNCIGAKVNHQVVSLSYHLRSGDQIEILTSQKQKPDEEWLNYVVTAKAKTSIKDALKEERRFLSEQGKHTLEKKLKFMKMEFNQSIVTKLMNYYRLPNPAELFYQIEKGDITLKNLKEFSRDSERGKWLKYLKRTQSVITLGVADKLWHLITIKSTSNVLKEDVENFNYSIATCCNPIPGDDVFGFMLESDKIVIHRTNCREAIQLMSKYGNKIVKAKWNHKESVSFLTGIKITGIDQVGMVNRITKIISNQHNINMRSIILDVHDSTFEGTFMLYVHDTKHLYEMMKNLKSIKGILSVTRIERKND
- a CDS encoding adenylosuccinate synthase, encoding MKIDVLLGLQWGDEGKGKLVDVIAPEYDIIARFQGGPNAGHTLEYDGKKYILHTVPSGILRKNVVNIIGNGVVIDPVVLKKEIEMLGKFGIDITNRLLISRKAHLIIPTHRLLDAAYEASKGNTKIGSTLKGIGPVYTDKISRNGLRVGDITCSDFNEKLSNMEKSHIKILKMLDYNYALKEIKDEWLEALEILKKLNHIDSEIFINEKIKENKKILAEGAQGAMLDIDFGLYPFVTSSNTISGGACTGLGFSPKLTGDIYGIFKAYCTRVGSGPFPTELFDETGEAMRNTGKEFGSTTGRPRRCGWLDLPALKYSLMLNGVNKLAIMKADILSGFEEIKICTHYSYKGKNIDYVPFRLDDALTPVYKKMKGWVKDISGINKIENTPKELIEYVDFIEKEINIPVSMISVGPDRMQTIYKNKL
- a CDS encoding DUF4468 domain-containing protein, which produces MRTKIITLAIIAFIGCIQLSFSQKQTANAQAPKIPIDSATNLITYKEIVKSSFNKTLLYRHTIEWISACFVNSQEATTTRDEANGIIEGKYRFKIYNYDKAGNKSESGIIQYSFKIEIKDNKYRYTFTKYNIKANSYTPVEKWFDKNAQSYSPLYESYLTQIDVYTRDIIAKLKKLMEKPEEQKKDNF